A part of Tachysurus vachellii isolate PV-2020 chromosome 4, HZAU_Pvac_v1, whole genome shotgun sequence genomic DNA contains:
- the gfi1ab gene encoding growth factor independent 1A transcription repressor b: protein MPRSFLVKSKKAHSYHQPRGLEDNYSRLDTTLTPICADGKSAEGEDVCVDGESAEAAEVLAHADCATGPSRSPLSCSSSVCDRASDYEDSWRPPSPSASPDSEKSFSPSVDETQPFAVPFEPWSSSYSGSEMRQLVRQNFNHHHPSLSYYGERVIGPAHFSERGSSTSIYGSYESTTNLFERPAAATGLYVDRDIHRPEMKTDTAELCTRLILNGAFKCIKCSKVFSTPHGLEVHVRRSHSGTRPFACDICGKTFGHAVSLEQHRSVHSQERSFDCKICGKTFKRSSTLSTHLLIHSDTRPYPCQYCGKRFHQKSDMKKHTFIHTGEKPHKCQVCGKAFSQSSNLITHSRKHTGFKPFGCDLCGKGFQRKVDLRRHKETQHGLK, encoded by the exons atgcCTCGATCTTTCTTGGTGAAGAGTAAAAAAGCTCATAGTTACCACCAGCCCAGGGGTTTAGAGGACAACTACAGCAGACTCGACACAACTTTAACTCCTATCTGTGCAG ACGGTAAGAGTGCAGAAggagaggatgtgtgtgtggatggtgaAAGTGCAGAAGCGGCGGAAGTGTTAGCGCACGCAGACTGCGCCACTGGGCCCTCGCGCTCTCCGCTTAGctgcagcagcagtgtgtgtgatcgCGCTTCAGACTATGAGGACAGTTGGAGGCCTCCATCACCTTCTGCATCACCAG ACTCTGAAAAGTCATTTTCACCCAGTGTTGATGAAACCCAGCCTTTTGCGGTGCCCTTCGAGCCATGGAGCAGCAGTTATTCAGGCTCTGAGATGAGACAGCTGGTCCGACAGAACTTTAATCACCATCATCCTTCCTTAAGTTATTACGGAGAAAGAGTGATTGGACCTGCTCATTTTAGTGAAAGGGGATCCAGCACGAGCATTTATGGCAGTTATGAGTCGACTACAAACCTGTTTGAGCGCCCTGCTGCTGCCACTGGACTGTATGTAGACAGGGATATCCATAGACCTGAGATGAAAACGGACACAGCAGAGTTATGCACTCGCCTTATTTTGAATGGAGCCTTCAAGTGTATCAAATGCAGCAAG GTGTTCTCCACTCCACATGGTTTAGAAGTACATGTCAGGAGGTCCCATAGTGGAACAAGACCCTTTGCTTGTGACATTTGTGGGAAAACCTTTGGACATGCAGTCAGCCTGGAACAGCACAGATCAGTTCATTCTCAG GAGAGGAGTTTTGATTGTAAAATTTGTGGAAAAACTTTCAAAAGGTCCTCTACTCTGTCAACACACCTTCTCATCCACTCCGATACGAGGCCTTACCCGTGCCAGTACTGTGGCAAGAGGTTTCATCAGAAATCagacatgaagaaacacacgtTTATTCACACAG GAGAGAAACCTCACAAATGTCAAGTATGCGGCAAAGCTTTCAGTCAGAGTTCAAATTTGATTACACACAGTCGAAAGCACACGGGTTTCAAACCTTTTGGCTGTGACTTGTGTGGAAAAGGTTTCCAGCGCAAAGTGGACTTGAGGAGGCACAAGGAGACGCAACATGGACTGAAATAA